The genomic DNA TTACCTTTTTTTGCTACCTCAGAGACAAAAGGTAAAGCCCCAACGCTGTCTATAATACTTTTTTTCAATTTTGAAACTTCAACTAATAACTTAGTAGGTCCTGCAAACTTCTTTGAAATGTTCTCAAGCTTGTCAGAAGTCAACGCTATACCTTTGTGGATTATTGTGGCATCGGTGCAGACTTGTTGGACTTCAAAGAGCATATGAGAAGAGAGAAAAACTGTTACACCCTCTTCTGCAATCTGCTTCACTAACTCCCTAACTTCTACCATGCCCACAGGGTCTAAACCTAAGCCGGGCTCATCTAGAATTAGCAATTCCGGAGCGTTTAACAGTGCTTGAGCGATGCCTAACCGCTGTTGCATACCTTTACTATACTTGCCCAAAGCATCCTTTTCTCTACCCATAAGTCCCGTCAGTTCAAAAAGTTTAGGTAACTGATCTTGTCTCTGCTGTTTCGTCATTCCAAACATTCTTCCATAAATATCCAAAAGCTCCCATCCAGTCAGATGTTTGGGAAACTTAGGGAGTTCAGGCATGTACCCAATATGCAACCGCATCTCAGGCTTGTCTCCAACAGCATCTCTGTCAAGAACCCTGATTGTACCTTCATCTGGCTTCAATAAACCAACCAGCATCTTTATAGTAGTAGTCTTGCCTGCGCCGTTTGGAC from Candidatus Bathyarchaeota archaeon includes the following:
- a CDS encoding ABC transporter ATP-binding protein — encoded protein: MTKKYGDLVAVNKLDLEVETKTVHGFLGPNGAGKTTTIKMLVGLLKPDEGTIRVLDRDAVGDKPEMRLHIGYMPELPKFPKHLTGWELLDIYGRMFGMTKQQRQDQLPKLFELTGLMGREKDALGKYSKGMQQRLGIAQALLNAPELLILDEPGLGLDPVGMVEVRELVKQIAEEGVTVFLSSHMLFEVQQVCTDATIIHKGIALTSDKLENISKKFAGPTKLLVEVSKLKKSIIDSVGALPFVSEVAKKGNTLTIEIKTHDEVRPQLSQAITKAGGVIISMKVEGRSLEDVFVKLIKKQGDNQR